In Hamadaea flava, a genomic segment contains:
- the fxlM gene encoding methyltransferase, FxLD system — translation MTLQVDDAAALRQAMVTQLRDEGLITTEGVAAAMNTVPRHDFAPGEPLEKVYQTNTTLVPKIDAQGRQTSVVSASHIQAIQLEQADVHPGMSVLEIGSGGYNAALIAEMVGPTGSVTTVDIDADVIGRARAGLQRAGYDQVHVVHADAEHGVAHHAPYDRIIVTVGAWDIPPAWLDQLTPDGRIVVPLRFAGITRLIAFDRTLDSPMLTASNYRLGSFVPMQGDGAANEQLIAVTPDVGLRLDQNSELTFDVPALRKALNTKPVEGWSGTPFDMPDELELYLLTAGPQMPMLHAAQAAIEQGVLNRTVRTGTPALVRGDTFAYRIKRENPEAVSGFETGVIAHGPQAEQVGAELLNMVRAWAGRYYRRGAARITYHPNPADTSGVIGWHTTKRHGVLAVDWS, via the coding sequence ATGACATTGCAGGTCGATGACGCAGCCGCCTTGCGCCAGGCCATGGTGACGCAACTGCGCGACGAAGGTCTCATCACCACCGAAGGCGTCGCCGCGGCGATGAACACCGTGCCCCGACACGACTTCGCGCCCGGAGAACCGCTGGAGAAGGTCTACCAGACCAACACCACGCTCGTTCCGAAGATCGACGCCCAGGGGCGGCAGACCAGCGTCGTCTCGGCCTCGCACATCCAGGCCATCCAGCTCGAACAGGCCGACGTACATCCCGGCATGAGCGTGCTGGAGATCGGCTCGGGCGGCTACAACGCCGCCCTCATCGCGGAGATGGTCGGGCCGACCGGCTCGGTCACGACGGTGGACATCGACGCCGACGTCATCGGCCGCGCCCGCGCGGGCCTGCAGCGGGCGGGCTACGACCAGGTCCACGTCGTGCACGCCGACGCCGAACACGGCGTGGCCCACCACGCGCCCTACGACCGGATCATCGTCACGGTCGGGGCATGGGACATCCCGCCCGCCTGGCTGGACCAGCTCACCCCGGACGGGCGCATCGTGGTCCCGTTGCGCTTCGCCGGGATCACCCGGCTTATCGCCTTCGACCGCACCCTGGACAGCCCGATGCTGACCGCCAGCAACTACCGGCTCGGCTCGTTCGTGCCGATGCAGGGCGACGGCGCCGCCAACGAGCAGCTCATCGCGGTCACCCCCGACGTCGGTCTGCGCCTGGACCAGAACAGCGAGCTGACCTTCGACGTGCCGGCGCTGCGCAAGGCCCTCAACACCAAGCCCGTGGAGGGCTGGTCGGGTACGCCGTTCGACATGCCCGACGAGCTGGAGCTGTACCTGCTGACCGCCGGGCCGCAGATGCCGATGCTGCACGCGGCGCAGGCCGCCATCGAGCAAGGCGTGCTCAACCGCACGGTCCGCACGGGCACCCCGGCGCTGGTGCGCGGCGACACGTTCGCCTACCGGATCAAGCGGGAGAACCCGGAGGCCGTCAGCGGCTTCGAGACCGGCGTCATCGCCCACGGACCGCAGGCCGAGCAGGTCGGCGCCGAGCTGCTCAACATGGTCCGCGCCTGGGCGGGCCGCTACTACCGGCGCGGCGCGGCCCGCATCACCTACCACCCGAACCCCGCCGACACCAGCGGAGTCATCGGGTGGCACACGACCAAGCGACACGGCGTCCTGGCCGTCGACTGGTCCTAA
- a CDS encoding FxLD family lanthipeptide, translating to MTTQLAPAPTDVDGRALDDFDLDISFIEAGGTVEHIIKMTEDNCGSTCESACTSC from the coding sequence ATGACCACCCAGCTCGCCCCGGCCCCGACCGACGTCGACGGCCGCGCGCTCGACGACTTCGACCTCGACATCTCGTTCATCGAGGCCGGGGGCACCGTCGAGCACATCATCAAGATGACCGAGGACAACTGCGGCAGCACCTGCGAGTCGGCCTGCACCAGCTGCTGA
- a CDS encoding lantibiotic dehydratase: MYRSVNNALMLRASVLHPGYLASWPDLTTSNGPGTWRPWLEEALSIPWFAAALAHASPDLAERTTAAVKGDLPPAAVRRVVLGVMRYLLRATSRATPFGLFAGVAPATANGTATLRWGADHRPFARLQAAWLAGVLDGLESDPLLRPHLIVRANNLLVERSGKVVLEYRAATSDPRGAPAHLRIKANDSIRAALSLAAEPISWADLSGKLAAEHGAPSEGADRLIGQMVAQRLLLTSLRPPSIQTDPLTHAVNELEALATGSDIVLSQLRTLRHLRARHDNAPDQTSADERRRDLSRAAAAIRLGPAVGIDLRLDCDLVLPRAVTAEAGRAAAALTHLARPSARRWRDWHARFLNRYGLRALVPILDAVDGQVGLGYPDGFTGEPAEDATELHDRDRRLLALAQRAALRGEHEVVLDDASLERVAGAAPTEVYPTAELTVRVHAESLQAIDRGDFQLSIVRASGQAFSTAGRFLDLFGEAAQQRMAAEAVASPTASEGALLAQLTAVTRYTISLDVNRAGQLLPHLIPVGEHHRPSQATIALDDIAVTADVHRLYLISISRQRALQPVAVNAVEPVRHAHPLARFLAEAPVALATACTPLEWGPAAKGLPFLPALRYGRTLLSPARWHLAAEELPNRHAPWPDWDTALGDWQEATGCPRLVALGVGDQTIRLDLGEPAHRALLRDHLTREPTALLRATADGNEWIGGHAHEIVIPLFATATRPPAPRISQTTVDGRNHGILPGGDHHYLKIYARPDEQDTILSSHLPRLLSRYPEAGPWWYLRYADPEPHLRLRLPGVPREAVYSWTRQLHADDLTRRVQWDTDFPEPGRFGGPGAYVVTTAVFGVDSEAALAELATSLSHPAIHRQALTAASMVDLVHAVIGDPAEAMRWLISHARTHRPAPARTVYDDAVRLANPYNHFALRAQPGGVAIAERWAARRRVITAWRSDLPGVSITSRADLLPDLLHLHHVRVIGLDLESERACLHLARAAALSWTTRSTP, translated from the coding sequence GTGTACCGCAGCGTGAACAACGCTCTGATGCTGCGCGCGTCAGTGCTCCACCCGGGCTACCTCGCAAGCTGGCCCGACCTGACCACCAGCAACGGACCCGGCACCTGGCGGCCGTGGCTCGAGGAAGCCCTGTCGATTCCATGGTTCGCCGCCGCGCTGGCGCACGCCTCGCCCGACCTCGCCGAGCGCACCACCGCGGCCGTCAAAGGCGACCTGCCACCAGCCGCTGTCCGGCGGGTGGTGCTCGGGGTCATGCGCTATCTGCTGCGCGCGACCAGCCGCGCCACTCCCTTCGGGCTGTTCGCCGGTGTCGCTCCCGCCACTGCGAACGGCACAGCCACCCTCCGTTGGGGTGCCGACCACCGGCCCTTCGCCCGCCTGCAGGCGGCGTGGCTGGCCGGTGTCCTGGACGGCCTGGAGTCAGACCCGCTGCTACGCCCGCACCTGATCGTCCGGGCGAACAACCTGCTCGTAGAGCGGTCGGGCAAGGTCGTGCTGGAGTACCGTGCCGCCACCAGCGACCCTCGTGGCGCGCCGGCCCATCTGCGCATCAAAGCCAACGACTCGATCCGCGCCGCGCTGAGCCTGGCGGCTGAGCCGATCAGCTGGGCCGACCTCAGCGGCAAGCTCGCGGCCGAACACGGAGCCCCCTCCGAAGGGGCCGATCGGCTGATCGGCCAGATGGTGGCCCAGCGGCTACTGCTCACCAGCCTGCGCCCACCATCGATCCAGACCGATCCGCTCACGCACGCCGTCAACGAGCTGGAAGCCCTCGCCACCGGCTCGGACATCGTTCTGAGCCAACTGCGTACCCTGCGCCATCTACGGGCACGGCACGACAACGCCCCCGACCAGACGAGCGCCGACGAGCGCCGCCGGGACCTCAGCCGGGCCGCCGCCGCGATCCGCCTCGGACCAGCTGTCGGCATCGACCTACGGCTGGACTGCGACCTCGTCCTACCCAGGGCGGTGACGGCCGAGGCAGGTCGTGCCGCAGCCGCGCTGACCCACCTGGCCCGCCCGTCCGCGCGCCGGTGGCGCGACTGGCACGCCCGGTTCCTGAACCGGTACGGCCTGCGCGCCCTCGTCCCGATCCTGGACGCGGTCGATGGGCAGGTGGGCCTCGGCTACCCGGACGGCTTCACCGGCGAGCCCGCCGAGGACGCGACCGAGCTGCACGACCGGGACCGGCGCCTGCTCGCCTTGGCGCAGCGGGCCGCTCTGCGGGGCGAACACGAGGTGGTCCTCGACGATGCTTCGCTGGAGCGGGTGGCCGGCGCAGCCCCGACCGAGGTGTACCCGACCGCTGAACTCACCGTCCGCGTCCACGCCGAGTCACTGCAAGCCATCGACAGAGGAGACTTCCAGCTGTCGATCGTGCGCGCCTCCGGGCAAGCCTTCTCCACCGCGGGGCGGTTCCTCGACCTGTTCGGTGAAGCAGCCCAACAGCGTATGGCTGCCGAGGCAGTCGCCAGCCCGACCGCCAGCGAGGGAGCCCTGCTGGCGCAGCTGACGGCCGTGACTCGATACACGATCAGCCTGGACGTCAATCGCGCCGGACAACTGCTGCCCCACCTGATCCCGGTCGGCGAGCACCACCGCCCGTCGCAGGCCACGATCGCCTTGGACGACATCGCCGTCACCGCCGACGTCCACCGCCTCTATCTGATCTCCATCTCCCGTCAGCGCGCGCTGCAGCCGGTCGCGGTCAACGCCGTCGAACCGGTCCGCCACGCCCACCCGCTAGCGCGGTTCCTCGCCGAAGCACCCGTGGCGCTGGCCACCGCCTGCACTCCGCTGGAGTGGGGACCAGCAGCCAAGGGCCTGCCGTTCCTGCCCGCCCTGCGCTATGGCCGCACACTGCTGAGTCCCGCCCGCTGGCACCTGGCGGCAGAGGAGCTGCCCAACCGCCACGCACCCTGGCCCGACTGGGATACGGCACTTGGGGACTGGCAGGAGGCCACCGGCTGCCCCCGCCTGGTCGCGCTCGGCGTCGGCGACCAAACGATCAGACTCGACCTGGGCGAACCCGCCCACCGGGCTCTGTTACGCGACCACCTGACCCGCGAACCCACCGCACTGCTCCGCGCCACCGCCGACGGCAACGAGTGGATCGGCGGCCACGCCCACGAGATCGTCATCCCCCTGTTCGCCACCGCCACAAGGCCACCAGCCCCCCGCATCAGCCAGACGACGGTCGACGGTCGCAACCACGGCATCCTGCCCGGCGGTGACCACCACTACCTCAAGATCTACGCCCGGCCCGACGAACAGGACACCATCCTCAGCAGCCATCTGCCCCGGCTGTTGTCCCGCTACCCCGAGGCAGGACCCTGGTGGTACCTGCGCTACGCCGACCCCGAACCGCACCTGCGGCTGCGCCTACCCGGCGTGCCCCGCGAGGCCGTCTACAGCTGGACGCGACAGCTGCACGCCGACGACCTGACCCGCCGAGTCCAGTGGGACACCGACTTTCCCGAACCGGGCCGTTTCGGCGGCCCAGGCGCGTACGTGGTGACTACGGCAGTGTTCGGCGTCGACTCGGAGGCCGCGCTCGCCGAGCTGGCGACATCCCTGAGCCATCCTGCCATCCATCGGCAGGCGTTGACCGCCGCCAGCATGGTCGATCTCGTCCACGCCGTCATCGGGGACCCGGCCGAGGCCATGCGCTGGCTGATCTCCCACGCCCGCACCCACCGGCCCGCGCCCGCACGAACCGTGTACGACGACGCAGTGCGCCTGGCCAACCCCTACAACCACTTCGCGTTGCGTGCCCAGCCAGGCGGTGTCGCCATCGCCGAAAGGTGGGCAGCACGCCGCCGGGTCATTACCGCCTGGCGTAGTGACCTCCCCGGCGTCAGCATCACCAGCCGGGCCGACCTGCTGCCCGACCTGCTGCACCTGCATCACGTTCGCGTCATAGGACTCGACCTGGAAAGCGAACGCGCCTGCCTGCACCTCGCCCGCGCCGCCGCCCTCAGCTGGACGACAAGGAGCACCCCGTGA
- a CDS encoding lanthionine synthetase C family protein: MTAPATTTHRADPLAAVCTRLADPSIVGPSPDGRTRPQSLAGGAVGIALLHIERAVSGLGDEATAHTWIRAAASEPVSIGRNSDPFHGAPALAFMFHIASPLGGYRRAANSLDEATSVLTRQRLAAAHARIDRREPLPMFEFDLVHGLTGLGLYHLHAHPDHPISGDLVAYLTRLTEPLGDNTDRPPWWLPSGLGGVPHDEFPHGHGNIGTAHGISAVIALLAYAILHGHDTPAARDALNHLCDWTDHYRQDDPAGTWWPGYVAPGTALKRHRPSWCYGTPGTARAQQLAGQAQRDTTRQQRAEEAMLTVLADEAQRQRLSEIGLCHGKAGLLQSGCRMAADSTDPGRSAQLAAHLPSLAAELATQLTSEVSADPELMNGTAGAALALHTATTGNPATGWDAFLALS; this comes from the coding sequence GTGACCGCCCCCGCCACCACTACCCACCGCGCGGACCCGCTCGCCGCCGTCTGCACCCGCCTCGCCGACCCTTCGATCGTCGGCCCGTCGCCAGATGGACGGACCCGGCCGCAGTCGTTGGCCGGTGGCGCGGTCGGTATCGCGCTGCTACACATCGAGCGCGCCGTGTCCGGCCTCGGCGACGAAGCCACCGCCCACACCTGGATACGCGCCGCGGCCAGCGAGCCGGTCAGCATCGGCCGCAACTCCGACCCGTTCCACGGAGCCCCCGCACTGGCGTTCATGTTCCACATTGCGAGCCCGCTCGGTGGCTACCGCCGCGCCGCCAACAGCCTCGACGAGGCCACCAGCGTCCTCACCCGGCAACGGTTGGCCGCCGCGCACGCCCGCATCGACCGCCGCGAGCCGCTTCCCATGTTCGAGTTCGACCTCGTGCACGGTCTGACCGGCCTGGGCCTGTACCACCTGCACGCCCACCCCGACCACCCGATCAGCGGCGATCTGGTGGCCTACCTTACCCGCCTCACCGAACCCCTCGGCGACAACACCGACCGGCCGCCGTGGTGGCTGCCCTCCGGCCTCGGCGGCGTACCCCACGACGAGTTCCCCCACGGCCACGGCAACATCGGAACCGCCCACGGCATCAGCGCCGTCATCGCCCTGCTCGCCTACGCTATCCTGCACGGCCATGACACGCCCGCCGCCCGCGACGCGCTCAACCACCTATGCGACTGGACCGACCACTACCGCCAAGACGACCCCGCCGGAACCTGGTGGCCCGGCTACGTAGCACCCGGCACCGCCCTCAAACGCCACCGGCCGTCCTGGTGCTACGGAACCCCCGGCACCGCCCGCGCCCAGCAACTCGCCGGGCAGGCCCAACGCGACACCACCCGCCAGCAGCGCGCCGAGGAGGCGATGCTCACGGTGCTCGCCGATGAGGCCCAGCGCCAGCGGCTCTCGGAGATCGGTCTATGCCATGGCAAAGCCGGGCTGCTGCAATCCGGCTGCCGCATGGCGGCCGACAGTACCGACCCGGGCCGATCGGCCCAGCTCGCCGCCCATCTTCCCAGCCTGGCCGCCGAGCTTGCCACCCAACTCACCAGCGAAGTCTCAGCCGATCCGGAACTGATGAACGGCACCGCCGGAGCCGCGCTCGCCCTGCACACCGCCACCACCGGCAACCCGGCCACCGGCTGGGACGCCTTCCTCGCCCTGTCCTGA
- a CDS encoding thiopeptide-type bacteriocin biosynthesis protein, with protein sequence MTTPGWRQTTITFADPDTAEQTAVDHLAPILADAEARSLITAWFYVRKGEWRLRYLPSTSNGPAEDHVSSELQRLIRLGIVLGAVAGIYEPEVYAFGGPDAMDIAHQLWHHDSRHLLAGSMAHQREQSIMLVAAMMRAAGLDWYEQGDVWARVAEHRDPPDPGHVASLQHATQRLLTVDIVSLTVPGATMATCSALVEAYIAAGDSLRRLNQAGRLQHRGLRDILTHHVIFAWNRRSIPGLHQAAIAAAAKILIFGPGPNVDPLTTGGEA encoded by the coding sequence ATGACCACACCCGGATGGCGGCAGACCACCATCACCTTCGCCGACCCCGACACCGCCGAGCAGACCGCCGTCGACCACCTCGCGCCGATCCTGGCCGACGCCGAAGCCCGCAGCCTCATCACCGCCTGGTTCTACGTACGCAAAGGCGAATGGCGGCTGCGATACCTGCCCAGCACCAGCAACGGTCCTGCCGAGGACCATGTCAGCAGCGAGCTGCAACGGCTCATTCGGCTCGGCATCGTTCTCGGCGCCGTCGCCGGCATCTACGAGCCCGAGGTCTACGCCTTCGGCGGCCCCGACGCCATGGACATCGCCCACCAACTCTGGCACCACGACAGCCGCCACCTCCTCGCAGGCAGCATGGCGCACCAGCGCGAGCAGTCGATCATGCTGGTCGCGGCGATGATGCGGGCGGCAGGGCTGGACTGGTATGAGCAAGGCGATGTGTGGGCACGTGTCGCCGAGCACAGGGACCCGCCGGACCCCGGCCACGTCGCGTCTCTGCAGCACGCCACGCAGCGGCTCCTCACGGTCGACATCGTCAGCCTCACCGTCCCAGGAGCCACGATGGCGACCTGTTCGGCCCTGGTCGAGGCGTACATCGCCGCTGGTGACAGCCTGCGGCGACTCAACCAGGCCGGACGGCTCCAGCACCGCGGACTACGAGACATCCTCACCCATCACGTGATCTTCGCCTGGAACCGGCGCAGCATCCCCGGCCTGCACCAAGCAGCCATCGCTGCAGCCGCGAAGATCCTCATCTTCGGCCCCGGCCCCAACGTCGACCCTCTCACCACAGGCGGTGAAGCATGA
- a CDS encoding DUF4365 domain-containing protein, producing the protein MSSGRKQITDQRIVERAAVNRVRELFESRGQVFLEVSQSNDYGKDAYVDISDEREVTGQVIALQIKGGNSYSSSKGWFVPYSPADYAFWTESTLPVFGIVHDPTADVLYWINLTEELRTLPDNQSGRIYASLVLNGESWQSFLLAARRASTPLGSVLGLYSDAPDKQGAAVWDCFAVGQVDYRALVMLRYALGQLHPEVLPDAAYALAHCVQFHPDIWPSPTRTVAGKTKAAVVSRFRWTVTDAILLLKLVDRENMFRRGSVGEDVYLLLSSGWGPDVVRLFDEVLQEAIRTHDEFLAVKAVAVLQYQFGDDASEAVTQLADEYPQLQAMPEVRQLMSAVTTQGWLDIA; encoded by the coding sequence GTGTCCTCGGGTCGTAAGCAGATTACCGATCAACGCATCGTCGAGCGGGCTGCGGTTAATCGCGTGCGTGAGCTTTTTGAATCACGTGGCCAAGTGTTCCTCGAAGTGAGCCAGAGCAACGACTATGGCAAAGATGCGTACGTCGACATCTCCGATGAGCGGGAAGTAACGGGCCAGGTGATAGCTTTACAGATTAAGGGAGGAAATTCCTACTCGTCATCTAAGGGATGGTTCGTACCATACAGCCCTGCGGACTATGCCTTCTGGACGGAATCGACGCTGCCCGTATTCGGCATAGTCCACGATCCTACTGCTGATGTGCTGTACTGGATTAACCTCACAGAGGAGCTTAGAACTCTTCCCGATAACCAATCTGGGCGGATATACGCGAGCCTCGTCCTGAATGGCGAAAGCTGGCAGTCGTTTCTGTTGGCAGCACGTCGGGCGTCAACGCCATTAGGCTCCGTGTTGGGCTTGTATTCAGATGCACCCGACAAACAAGGCGCGGCGGTATGGGATTGCTTCGCAGTCGGCCAAGTCGACTACAGAGCGCTCGTGATGCTTAGGTACGCCTTAGGTCAGTTGCATCCTGAGGTCCTTCCGGACGCCGCTTACGCGCTTGCCCATTGCGTACAATTCCATCCTGACATATGGCCGAGTCCGACGCGTACTGTCGCGGGTAAAACAAAGGCCGCCGTTGTGAGCCGATTCCGATGGACCGTTACAGACGCAATCCTGCTCTTGAAGTTGGTCGACCGCGAAAACATGTTTCGACGCGGAAGCGTCGGTGAGGACGTCTATTTACTTCTCTCTTCGGGGTGGGGTCCAGATGTGGTCCGCCTGTTCGATGAAGTCTTGCAGGAGGCAATTAGGACTCACGATGAGTTCCTAGCCGTAAAGGCCGTGGCTGTATTGCAATATCAGTTTGGCGATGATGCCTCCGAAGCAGTAACGCAGCTTGCCGATGAGTACCCCCAACTTCAAGCCATGCCCGAGGTGCGGCAGCTGATGTCGGCTGTAACGACGCAGGGCTGGCTTGACATCGCGTAG